One region of Alosa sapidissima isolate fAloSap1 chromosome 1, fAloSap1.pri, whole genome shotgun sequence genomic DNA includes:
- the LOC121721405 gene encoding ecto-ADP-ribosyltransferase 5-like: MRAHVLILIMVTTVMGYKVRSLSKIWALNIAPNSVDDAYTSCTNEMSKRISKCLASDMKTNDDFKTAWNTAKKQVNKKENPRNGLTVNHAIAIRVYTNEKPKIYNQFNKAVHDCKDTYKTKFNYHALHFLLTDALKHLKENQKDQEQCVNTYRRTNEDFDKNVVNMEIRFGRFTSASLSDSLTRFGQKSCFKIYTCHGAALGNYSHLQHEKEVLIPPYEKFEVVSVEVSDKEDRWCDVVYTLTSTGTLSNLDCALMQNAVCVQ; this comes from the exons ATGAGGGCCCATGTTCTGATACTGATCATGGTGACTACAGTAAtg GGTTACAAGGTGCGTTCTCTGTCCAAGATATGGGCTTTAAACATAGCACCCAACTCTGTTGATGATGCCTACACTTCCTGCACCAATGAAATGTCCAAGAGGATCTCCAAGTGTCTTGCCAGTGACATGAAAACAAATGATGATTTCAAAACAGCATGGAACACTGCAAAGAAGCAGGTTAACAAAAAGGAAAATCCCAGAAATGGTCTGACTGTAAACCATGCGATTGCCATCCGAGTGTACACCAATGAAAAACCTAAAATCTACAACCAGTTTAATAAAGCTGTGCATGATTGCAAGGATACTTACAAAACCAAGTTCAACTACCATGCTCTCCACTTCCTGCTAACTGATGCCCTTAAGCACCTGAAAGAGAACCAAAAGGACCAAGAGCAGTGCGTGAACACCTACCGCAGAACCAATGAGGACTTTGACAAAAATGTTGTCAATATGGAGATCCGATTTGGAAGATTCACATCCGCCTCCCTCAGTGATTCCCTGACCCGTTTTGGCCAGAAGTCCTGCTTTAAAATCTATACCTGTCATGGTGCTGCTCTGGGGAATTACTCACATTTGCAACATGAGAAAGAGGTGTTGATCCCACCCTATGAGAAGTTTGAAGTTGTGAGTGTTGAAGTGAGTGATAAGGAAGATCGATGGTGTGATGTAGTGTACACACTGACCAGCACTGGTACCCTTAGTAATTTGGATTGTGCGCTAATGCAAAACgctgtatgtgtacagtaa